The DNA segment ATAAGAGTCAAATATTAGACGTCATATGATAAACACTCATTACTAgagtttctttatatatatatatatatatatatatatatatatatatatatatatatatatatatatatatatatatatatatatcgaccaTCAAACTGCAATATTTCCGTTAACTAACATATTGACATACGAAATTTGCATCACTTCTGATCGAAATTTTGATGATTCGGAGATCTATCGCCATTCAAACACTCATTTGGAGGGACAGACATTTAGGTATTACCATTGAATCTGCCTCATAAATTCTGATAGGGAGTATTCTGATAGCAACAAATTGTTAACACCAACCAAACGGTCGAATTGTCCTTAAATCTTAATGATATATCTATCCCCCTGCCAGCCTTATCATCCTGCATCATAGAAGAAGCATCAGTTTCTGAGATATAATCGAAATCAAACAATTGGGGTTGTCTATCTCTCTGTTTCACGATATTTGGGCCAAAGTCTTTTGTACTTATTGTTTGATTTTAAcataatgtatataaattaaattttatttatacacTTCATTTATTAATCTTCTTAGTTCATTGTATTTGACTGTGAGAGGAGACACATtaacaaatatatattataattcccAATGATGGTGGAaataatcaaatataatattttttgtattttaatgTTCTTGAAATCTATATTTATCATTTGCAAGAGAGATGCCATGTTTATTCAAAGTCATAATGTCTTTGATAATTAGATCTTAGCTTGACATTATGGATACAATGGAGTGGGCTCTGCACATCGAGTTATGATTATTTCGAAATATTCATCATATCAATCTATTTATTACCTCCACATAAATACATGCGTTTAATCGAGTGACTGTTCCAATGAAAGTTCAACGATTCACTCCAAAGAGATAAATCCAAATGAACACACGTAATAGGATTATTGTGATGAGTGAGGAGGGGGGTCTTACTTAATCCATGCCTAATGCTATAGAATCGATGGATTCAACCAAACATGATGAGAGAGTTCAACTGATACCAAAATTCTTGAGCATAAGTGTCACTCATGTTCTCTGATCTGCATACAGATTAATCCTGAGAGTAGTAAAACATGTCAAGGACTTGGACATATTTCCACTTCATCAGACACAGCTAAAGAGAACATCTCCTAGATATAAAAAGGTAGAACCATCTACAATCTGAAACTAGTAACTTCAAATGTCATGCAAAGCAATGGAATACATGCAGGAAGAGTAAGTTCACAGTACTTACGTGCTACACCAAGTGCTACAAAATCTGCATATCAGATCGAGTCCCATTTACCATAACCATCACCGCCATATGAAGGCGTCCGATTTCTCATGTAAGTATAAGGTTTTGGAAGTCCATCATGAACGAGCATTTGATCTGTTGTCAAGCCTGAGTATGCAAAGGAATATGTACTCAAAGGAGGCTCTTGGGTACCTAAACGGGAATCGAAATACTGCTTATGTGTGGAGCTTCCAGATCTGCTTGGAAAGGATGTTCTTAAATCTGAAGGCAGGGAACACCTGTCGAAAGCAGGAATTCCTATTCCCGGGGAGTAAGTGTTGAAATGCTGCTTTCCTAGGGAAACACCAATTTCATTTGGGAAGTGAATCTTGTCAGCCGTCGATCCCGAGCAAGGTTGGGAACACAGAAGTGGACTAGGAAGGTCCATACCTGGAAGGTAATTACTGAATTTCAATGTCCCCATGGATTCCTTGGACACATATGGAATAATTGACCCACGACGATCACTTGTAGTGATGGCGTATCCAAGATGAGGATGGCCAGCTGCCAAACTTAATCCTGAACCATGGTATTCATGCTCTGAATTTTGTGACTGATGAGAATGGTCGGTTGGTATTCTGAACAGGCCAACAGAACAAACGGGAACTTTGGAAGATTCATCAGATACAACAGCCCTAACATGGTAGTTGCTCTGTGCTGGTAAAGCCTTGATGGCTGGATATGGCAAAGGCAACTTATGGAGCTCTTGTCTCAAGGAGTTCTTGGCATGCTGGAGAGCTTCGAGAACACCCCCCAAGCTGGTGGCAGCTGATGGAGATTGTTTCATGTAGGACAGATCATGAGTTGCTGATGATTCCCATTTAGGTCTCTCTCTCACGGGATCAGCAGTTGAAGGGCTTCCAATTGATGGTGAATTAATATGGCTATGTGCATGTAAATTGATATTGCTACTAGACCCGCTGTCAGAGTTTTGATTGACTTTCCCAAGTGGAGTTGAAATGGTGCTTACTTTTGTGGGAAGTGCAACCACAACAAGACCTTCAGTGTTGTTTTCTGCCACATTATTGCCATCAACACAAGCTTGAGAATCACTTCCAATCCCACATACAGGTAGATCAGTTGGCACGATGGCATTGGAGAATTCAATGATATTTACATCTTTGTCTCCATCAGCAGTTCGTTGATCTGTGCCATCTGATAATTTAAGCAGAGGATCATCAGATAGACATCCAGGTATGTCGGTCCTGGAGAAAGCACAAATACTTGATTTTGCCTCTTCATATTCATATGCTATTCTGTCAAAAAATGCAGATGACTCTTTCTGGGATTTCATATTAATTTCAGCTGCATGACACTGCTTCCCAGGTTCAAAGTGTTCCTAGATATCAAGATGAGAAAAAAAAGATTGACACAAAGTATAGACAAAAGGTATAATGCAATTAATAACGTACATTCAGTATGAGCACAGATTACATGAGTACCTGGAAAATTTGACTACAATCTGCAGCTTGTGATCAGagcaattatataaaatatagacAATAAAAGGTGGGATCAATGAACCAAGCACTAGTAAAAGTCTAATTTCATATCAAGAGAATGAATAACCAAAATTTATGCAGAAATTCCAATAAAGATAGAGGAGATCAAGTTTTTATTCTTAAACTTGGCTTAATATGGAACCAAGATTGACAAGGTCAGCTGATGGCTATTTCATCTAAGCGGTGAAAAAGGGTGCAAAAAATAGTATCAAGCGTGCAGGTCTAGAAAGGACCTAGAAAGAGCAtagcacgcacacacacacacacacatataaataaataaataaatatatatatatatatatatatatatatataaatatatatatatatatatatatatatgtgtatatatgtatatgcatgtatgtatatatgtatatgtatgtatgtatatatgtatatatatatatacacatatatatatatatatacacatatatatatatatatatatatatacacatatatatatatatatatatatatacatatatatatatacatatacatatatacatatacatatatatatatatacatacatacatatatatcccTTGCTTTTCTAGGTGTATTTGATAGCATCAAGCCTTAATggttaaaaggaaaaaagaagaagagggagtatCTATCATATGTGGAAATGCATACCGTGTTTGAGTTTTTATTCTCATTGTATTTCTGTTCCCATTCTCTTTGAGCTTTTT comes from the Musa acuminata AAA Group cultivar baxijiao chromosome BXJ1-10, Cavendish_Baxijiao_AAA, whole genome shotgun sequence genome and includes:
- the LOC135595258 gene encoding uncharacterized protein LOC135595258, which translates into the protein MGDSTAMTIEFLRARLLSERTVSKAAKERSEQLTTRVMELEEQLRIVSIQRRKAEQAATEAISILEIHGSNNLSEAVDSSSEKDGSPSDGKECDEAFKEDEASTASKGERLEVEDAQSISEHEVSPSQVGSLSWKSRSSSPDFTRKLKGKQFRSKQRRISLRSSVETSPKYNLGKSCRKIKRKEMRSTAEDKGDYHHILDDHKPELSRNVSESQSSFVDVQEKEADGSHYAIGNGRDEEMERVLKEQAQLIGQYEAEEKAQREWEQKYNENKNSNTEHFEPGKQCHAAEINMKSQKESSAFFDRIAYEYEEAKSSICAFSRTDIPGCLSDDPLLKLSDGTDQRTADGDKDVNIIEFSNAIVPTDLPVCGIGSDSQACVDGNNVAENNTEGLVVVALPTKVSTISTPLGKVNQNSDSGSSSNINLHAHSHINSPSIGSPSTADPVRERPKWESSATHDLSYMKQSPSAATSLGGVLEALQHAKNSLRQELHKLPLPYPAIKALPAQSNYHVRAVVSDESSKVPVCSVGLFRIPTDHSHQSQNSEHEYHGSGLSLAAGHPHLGYAITTSDRRGSIIPYVSKESMGTLKFSNYLPGMDLPSPLLCSQPCSGSTADKIHFPNEIGVSLGKQHFNTYSPGIGIPAFDRCSLPSDLRTSFPSRSGSSTHKQYFDSRLGTQEPPLSTYSFAYSGLTTDQMLVHDGLPKPYTYMRNRTPSYGGDGYGKWDSI